A DNA window from Jaculus jaculus isolate mJacJac1 chromosome 1, mJacJac1.mat.Y.cur, whole genome shotgun sequence contains the following coding sequences:
- the Hdhd3 gene encoding haloacid dehalogenase-like hydrolase domain-containing protein 3: MARRLHIRLLTWDVKDTLLKLRRPVGEEYATKARASGLEVEARALEQAFRQAYRAQSHSFPNYGLSQGLTSRQWWQDTVLKTFHLAGVRDAQAVVPIASQLYKDFSSPCTWQVLEGAETALKGCRKQGLKLAVISNFDCRLEAILAGLGLREHFDFVLTSEATGWPKPDPRIFREALRRAHVDPAEAAHVGDSFLCDYQGARAVGMHSFLVRGPEPLDLSIRDSVPKEHILPSLSHLLPALDRLKASNSGPGVHEGSS, from the coding sequence ATGGCTCGGCGGCTGCACATTCGTCTACTGACATGGGACGTGAAGGACACGCTGCTCAAGCTCCGCCGCCCTGTGGGGGAGGAATATGCCACCAAGGCCCGGGCCAGTGGGCTGGAGGTGGAGGCTAGAGCCCTGGAGCAAGCCTTCAGGCAAGCATACAGGGCTCAGAGCCACAGCTTCCCCAACTACGGCCTGAGCCAAGGTCTCACCTCGCGGCAGTGGTGGCAGGACACGGTCCTCAAGACTTTCCACCTGGCGGGAGTCCGGGATGCCCAGGCCGTGGTCCCCATCGCTAGCCAGCTCTACAAAGACTTTAGCAGCCCCTGCACCTGGCAGGTATTGGAGGGGGCTGAGACCGCTCTGAAGGGGTGCCGTAAGCAGGGGCTGAAGCTGGCAGTGATATCTAACTTTGACTGTCGTTTAGAGGCTATCTTGGCGGGTCTTGGCCTCAGAGAACACTTTGACTTTGTGTTGACTTCTGAGGCTACTGGCTGGCCCAAACCGGACCCCCGCATTTTCCGTGAGGCCTTGCGGCGTGCTCatgtggacccagcagaggccgCTCATGTTGGGGACAGTTTCCTCTGTGATTACCAGGGGGCTCGGGCTGTGGGCATGCACAGCTTCCTGGTGAGGGGCCCAGAGCCTCTGGACCTCTCAATCAGAGATTCTGTTCCTAAAGAACATATTCTTCCCTCACTGTCCCATCTCCTGCCTGCCCTTGACCGCCTGAAGGCCTCAAACTCTGGGCCAGGAGTTCATGAGGGAAGCAGCTAA